The following nucleotide sequence is from uncultured Campylobacter sp..
TTTGGTAAAAATCGGGTGATTTTTAAATAGCCAGTCATACATCTCTCGCTCTTCTACGACGTAGTCCTGCAAGGATATGACGCCTCTGCTTTGCAACGTGCCCTTAGGATTTGCGATGACATCGCGCGATTTTTGCGACATTTCCATCTCATGCCCCATGCCTTCATCAGCACAGGCTCCTGCGGCAAAAATGCTAATACAGGCTAGCGCGCCTAGTAGCATCTTATTCCATTTTTTCATGGCTCCTCCTTTGAAAATCGAAATTTTAAATTAGCAAAGTTCTACGTTCGAAATAATATCAACAAAAAAGGGTGAAAAAGGGAGAAATTTAATGAAGTCTAAATTTAACGAAAAGATATCGTAAATATTGATACTTTTTATTATTTTATTGAAATTTATTCAAAATCGCGCGTCGTAAAATTTAACCCTTCGGCAAAGATATTTTATAATACTATTTTATAAAAAATATTATTTATGGTATAATAGCGGTGAAATTTAACCGTTTTAAGGAGGTCTCATTATGGTTAGAAAAATTTTATTTATATCGCTGCTGCTTGTTTTTTCAAACGCCGCTACGCTCACCGACGTTTTAGACAGGCAGGTTGAGGTAAAGGACAAGATAGAAAAGGTCGTTTTGACGTTTTATTTCGAAGAGTACTTCGTAACCACGGGTGAAGAGGGCGTTTCGAAAATCGCAGGATGGTCCAAAGGATACTGGAAAGGTCGCAGAGAAGCGACGTGGCAGGCTTTTTTGAAAAAATTTCCGAGCATAGATCAGATCCCCGATGTGGGCTACGTCGGCAAAAACACTCTATCGTTCGAGCGCATCGTCTCGCTAAAGCCCGATGTGGTTTTGTTTGCAAAAAACGATTACGAAAAAGTTAAGCAAAATTTGAAAAATTTAGATAGCTCGGGCATTGCTGCGGTGTTCGTAGATTTTCATGATGAAAATTTACAAAACCACATGAAAAGCATGGAAATTCTAGGCGAAATTTTTGGTAAGCAAGGCAGGATAGCCGAAGTGAATAAATTTTATAAATCAAAATTCGAGCTCGTAGAACAAAGGTTCGCCAAAGCCAAAAATACGACCAAGCCCAAAGTTTACGTAGAATTTAGCGAAAAGGCGGGCGCTAGCGTTTTCGGCGTATCGTATGACGATAAGATGTGGGGAGCCTTCGTCAGCGCCGCCGGCGGAGAAAATATCGCAAAAGGGCTGATAAAAGGCGCCTCCTCGCCGCTCAATCCGGAATTTATAGTCAATAAAAATCCCGATATTATCATATTTGCGGGGAATTATTTTCCAAACGGCGGCAAGAACATCCCGCTAGGCTACGGCGTAAGCAAGCAGGAGGCCGCGGCAAATTTTAATGATTACGCCCAAAGGAGCGGCTGGCAAAACATAAACGCCGTCAAAAATCATAAAATTTACGCGATCTATCACGATCTAAGCAGGCATATTTTCGATTTTGCGGGGATTTTATTTTTCGCGAAAAAAATACATCCCGAGCTCTTTGCAGATATAGATCCTGCCGCGGAGCTGAAGGAATTTTTCGATAAATTTTATCCGGTCGAATTTAGCGGAACGTGGATGATCGATTTTTAATGTCCGCAGAATTTTATAAAAGCCTCGTCTTTAGAAAAATTTTACTAATATGCTGCGGCACGGGGCTTTTATCTGTTTTATTCGTACTTGATATAGCAAACGGGCCCGCAAACTACGGCTTTTTTGAAATTTTACAATCCTTTTTTTCGCGCAGCACAGATAAAAATCTAAGCGTTATAGTCTTTGATATGAGGCTGCCCGCGGCTATAGCGGCCGTTTTAGCGGGAGCGAGTCTAGGACTTAGCGGCGCCGTCATGCAGACCCTGCTAGCAAATCCGCTCGCTAGCCCCTATACTCTAGGAGTGGGCTCTGCGGCGGGCTTTGGAGCTGCCGTCGGCATAGTGTTTTTTGCGGGGAATTTTTTAAGCATAGGATTTTTTGCATTTTTCTTCGCTATTTTAAGCATCGTTTTCATATACCGCTTATCAAATCGCATAGATCTAGGCTCTTCGGGCATCATTTTAATAGGGATCATTTTGGTTTTTATCTATCAGAGCCTGCAGGCCTTCGTGATATACGTCGCGGATGAAGCGGAGGTTTCGAGTATAGTCTTTTGGACCTTCGGCTCGCTTTCAAAGGCGAATTACGCGAGCTTATCGATCATGTTCGCGGTATTTGCGGCGGCATTTTTCATATCGCTTTACAATGCTTGGAGCTTTAACGCGGTCTTACTAGGCGACGAAATAGCTCAGAGCATGGGCGTTTGCGTGCACTCTTTTAAAATAAAAATGCTGATCTTAGCCTCGGTCCTAACCGCTACTTGCGTCTGTTTCGTAGGCACGATCGGCTTTGTTGGACTGCTGGGAGCGCACATATCTAGAATTTTAATAGGCGCGGAGCAGAGATTTTTCCTTCCATTTTCGGCTCTGATAGGAGCTCTGCTTCTTTCATTTTCATCTATTTTGAGCAAAAATTTAATAAGCGGCGTAATCTTTCCTATCGGCATAATCACCTCCTTCATCGGGGCGCTGTTTTTCCTAGCGATCGTGCTAAATAAGGGGCGCGGATGAGGGTTGAAGGCTTAAGCTTTTCATACAAAAATAAAGAAATTTTAAAAAACATAAGCTTTGCCGTAAACGAAGGCGAAATTTTAACGATCCTGGGCGTAAACGGCGCCGGCAAAAGCACGACGATGAAATGCTTAGCGGGCATCTTAAAGACGGATGCTAAGATTGATCTGTGCGGCGCGAGCGTCAAGGAGATCGGCTATCTGACGCAAAATATTATGCAAGAGGGCGGACTTAGCGTATTTGAGCTAGTGCTTTTGGGTCGCATTTCGAAGCTAAATTTTAAAGTAAGCCGCAGCGATCTGCAAAGGGTGGAGCATGTACTAAAGCACGTGGGCATCGAGCACCTCGCAAAAAGAAGCTTTAGCGAGCTCTCCGGGGGCCAACAGAGGCTGGTACTCATAGCTATGGTTTTTGCAAAAACGCCTAAAATCATGCTTTTGGACGAGCCTACCGCAAATTTAGACCTGCTTCATCAAAAAGATATATTAAATTTAATAAGAGACTACACGAAATTTTATAAAATTTCGACCGTCATAAATATCCACGACATCAATCACGCTCTGAATTACGGCGATAAAATAATGGTGCTGCATGACGGCGAGATAGCGTTTCTAGGCGCGCCGAAAGATCTTGATACGGCTCTACTGAGCGAGGTTTTCGGCGTGGAGTTTGAACTGTTTCAAAACAGAAGCGGCAAAAAATTTATCGCAAATTTTTAGCGCTTCTGCGCGGACTTGATCAAATTTAACGAAAAGAGATCGTAAATATCGCGCCTTCGTCGGAATTCGCAGCGCTTATGCTCCCTCCGTTTTTTTCGATTATCATCTTGCTCATATATAGTCCGAGCCCGCTGCCCTGCTGCTTTGTAGTAAAGTGCGGCTCAAAAATTTTACCGAGCCGCGCGTCGTCGATGCGGCTTGCGTTATTTTCGATCGTGATTACTCGCTCGCCCTGCTTTAAAAACGAGCGGATTTTAATCTCGCGCCGTTTAAGCGGCACGTCCAAAAATGCCTCTTTTGCGTTGTTTATGATGTTTATAAGCACCTGGATGAGCTCGTTTACGTTGCCGTAAAGGGTGAAATTTTCCTCTATCCGCACGCTTATGTCGATGACGTGCTTCTTAAGCGAGGCGTTTAAAATTTTACGCGCCTGCTCGATCGCTTCGCCGGCGCTAAATTCCCTCTTAGGCATATTCGGATTGAAGAAATTTTTAAAATCCTCGATCGTATCGCTCATAAATTTCACCTGCTCGCCCGCGTCCCTAATGCCGCCTTCGAGCCTCTCTTTTGAAAGCTTACCCCGCTCGTTGTAAAGCTCTAAATTTATGAGCGTGGAGCTGATTTGCGATAGCGGCTGGCGCCACTGATGCGAGATATTGCCGATCATCTCGCCCATTAGCGCGAGGCGGCTTTGATTTATCAATAAAAGCTGAGTTTGCATCTTTAAAGTCGCGTTTTTTTTGTGAATTTTATAGATACAAAATATACAGATCAAAAATACCACAAGCAAGCTTAGGCCGCTGACGACAAACTCTTTGGTGTGATAGAGCAGAATGCTTTTTATCGGAATTTTAAAGCTTATCATCGCGATCGTATCGCCCAGGCCGCCTTTGAAATTTCCCACATCTCCATAGAGCTCTTGCATCTTTTTAGGTGCTGCGTTGATGCTGTGGCACTCAGTGCACGAAGGCTGGGAGTTTGTTATCGGCAAGCTCAAAAGATACGAGGCGCCACCTTTATCGTAGACAATTCTGGAGTATTCTTTATATCTGTTTTCTTTAAAGCCCTCTAAAATTTCATTCTCAAACTCGCTTCCCTCGTGCTCGGGATTGAGCGGATCGGTAGCGACGAGCTTGTAGTCGTAGTTGATGTTTTCTTTGGCGAGCTGAATTTTATAAATTTCGCGCGTTATGTAGGTCGAGGACATCAGCCTCGGATCGAAAAAATCCTCACTCAGAAGCTTTTTTTCTTTAAGCTCGTTTATTAGCGGGCGCTGCACGGTCGAGACGTAATCGCGCACCGCATTCATCGTATCTAGGATATAAAACGCCTCGCGCCTCGTGTCCTTTAGCGCAAGCTCGCGGTAGAAGTTAAAAACCAAAGCCGTAATTACGATATATAGCAGCACGAAAACCGCTACGATAAATTTAAATTTATACTTCAAAGAGATACCCCACCGCATATAAATTTTTGATCACGTCCTTGCCTATCTTGCGGCGTAGCTCTTTGACGATCGCCTTGATCGCTTCCTTGCTGGGCTGCTCGAACTCCCACATATAGTCGAATAACTGCTCGTAGGTTACGGTTTGATTTTTGCGCGCTAAGAAGTACTCCAAAAGCTTGCTCTCGCTTTTGGAAAGATGACAGGCACTCTCTTTGACATAGATGATCTTTTTGGCAAAATCATATTTCAGTTCATCGTTTATGTTAAATATCGGCGCGTGACTTATCAGCTCCGCAGCGACGTCTTGCAGCGCCTTTATAAAGGCGTTTTTGTCGTACGGCTTAGGCAGATACCTGGTGATCTTAAGCTCCACCGCCCGCCACAGATACTCCTGCTCGGTGTGGCTCGAAAGTATCACGATCGGCACCGAGATGCCGGCAGCTCGGATCTTTTTAACGACCTCTAGCCCGTCCATATGCGGCACGCCGATATCAAAAACCAGCGCGTCGTACGAGCCGCTCATCGCCTCATCGAGCGCCTCCAGCCCGTCCTTAACCCCCACTACTTCGCCAAAAAACAGCTGCAGCGATTCGGTTATATTTTTTAAAATCCCAGGCTCATCCTCTAGACAAAGAACCCTTTTATTGGACAAAACGTCCAATAATTCGTAATCTTGCATACTCTATCCGCCTCCAAGTTTAGCGCATTTCATTCTTAGTCGTCTCTTAAAATATAACTAGACTTAGATTATATAAATTTAGCATTAAACTAACGTTAAAAAATATACCAAAGCGGTTTGCACGCAAATTTAAACTGAAAACTACCTATACGTGAGCTTTACGTCTTGTATAAGTCGAATAAAAATATCACAAGAACATAAAAAGGCGGGGCGATAAGCTTGATATTAAATTTTACCGCCTCGCAGGCGGCATATGAAAGGCGGTAAAATTCTATTTTAGAGGGGCTTACATATGCATTTTGTAGACGAAAGGCAATTAAAACATAAAATCTCAGCTCCGCAGCTCGGCGGAATAGAATTTAAAATTTAGCCCAAGCCGGGCATACTAAAGTTAATGTGAATGCTCCATCTTTGAGTGATCCATGTTCTCCATCGAGCCATGATCCATATGCGAATGATCCATCCCCTCCATCGAACCCATATCGTGGCTCATCCCGCTCATCGAGCCATGATCCATCATAGAATGTTCCATGCCGCTCATACCTGGATCGGTCATTCCAAAAATCATCGCGACGTGTCCTAACACCAAAAATACAATCAGCGCCAAGAAATGAAATTTAAGCCTAGCTCTAAATTCCGCTCCTTTTGCGATAACTCCGAGCTCCAAAAGTAGCAGCACCAGCGCAGGCAGCGCCGCCGCTACGTATGCCGCCAAAGCTAAAGTGTCCGCAGCGCCACGCAAATGAATAGCGGGCAAAATTTTAACCGCTACGTAAATGATTAATATCGTAAAATAAGCGCCGAGAATGATGCTAAGGCATTTATTGATTTTTAGCGCCAAAGAGCCCTCCTTCGCGCGGTACAAGCTAAAAAATTCGCTCGCTACTATCGCTTCTGCTAAGCCCATCGGCACCGCCATAAATAAAATCAAATTCCACGGCTGATTTGCCATCAAAAGTTCCATGTAATTCGTCATTGCCATGTTTTCTCCTTATTTTGGTTTAAAAGGCGCAATTCTAGCGGCTTTCGGTAAAAAATTTTAAAACGATAGATAAGATTAAGTGCGCCTTTAATCTTATCTTTCCGCAAAATGATTTGAGCTGCGTCTTAAAGCTCGCCCGCAAATATTAAATTTTTAATCTCGCCTCGCACACCGCCCCTTCGTATCTAACGCAAAATTTAGAAAATTTATATTTGCAGATGCAGATGCCTTAAATTTATCCGAAACGCTTTAAATTTCGTAAAATTTCAGTTTTACAAAGATAAAATTACGAAATTTTTTTAAAAGGATTTAAAATGAAAAACGCCCTCTTGTTCGCCTGCGCAGCGCTATTTATATGCGCTTGCTCCGCTCCACAGCAGCCAAAGCCAGGCGTTTCGCATTGCAGCGAGCCCAAAATGGACAAGGCGTCGCATCAGATGATTCAAATTTGCGGCGAAAGCGAAGATCCGCAAATCGAAAATATGCAGTGCAACGAAAACGGACTTTGCTTCGGCACCGCAAAAATCAGGTAGCCGAAACGTCTTGCGAGTGCCAGCGCTAAATTTAACTATTTTAGAGCCAAGATCGAGCGCCCGCAAGCGGTCTAAATCGCGCTTTAAAATTTTGCTTGCAATTTAAATTTAGCCCCGCTTCAAGCGCTAATGCATTTTATCTATCTTATTTTAGCTGCGCCCGCCGATTGATCGAGTTGCTCTTGGCGCGATGAAATTTTAAAATTTCATCGCCAAACATGGCGCGGAATTAGGATTTAAAAGTAAGCGCGGCTCAAATTTAATAAGTTTAAAATTTTAAAACGACATGCGATTTAAAATTTTACGCTTCTTGAATGCTAGCGGTGCAAAATTTCGCGCAAGCTCAAAATCCGCGCCAGGCAATTTTGTGCCGCTGCAAAATTTCTAGATCACAACTCCGCTAAGTAGAATTTTTGGCGGTGCAGATGGGGGCGCAAAATCTGCGCCGTGTAATCCCACGCGGATCGCACTATACAAATTTCTATATCGTGCACCCAAACCCATAGCCTATATCGCCACAAGATCGCTTGCGAAATGGCGTAGCAGCCTTAGTCGCATAGCGCAACGCAGCCTTACTCGCTGCATAGCCCAGGTCCATAACTGTAGTGCAAAATGGCGCAAAATTCTTTGCCGTGCGGTAGGAGTTCTCAGAGCAAAAAAGGCGCGGTATCCTCTACCGACGGTGCGAGTTTATAGTCTAACTCGCGCCTTAGAATTCCCCTCAAACTCATTACTTAAAATTACGTCTCAAAAAAAATCACGTATGAGAAATTCCGCTTTATCTTTACGGCTTAAAATTTCGTATGGATCGCACCGAGCGAAATCCAATCACTGCGCGACGTAATCTTAAAATTTCAGCGGTGAGCTCGTAGCGATATTAAATTATGCTTCATTATTACGACTTAAATTCTATCATAAGCCCGCAGATTTAAAATTTTACTTCAAACGACGCCGTAAAATTTCTACCCTTGCCTAGGCACATATCTCTCGGTGCCTGCGCCGCTCGCACTTAGCGGCGACGCTATATCTTTGCCGATAGCAACCCTCGCACAGGGCGCCTGCCACAGCGCGTAGAAAACAAAGCGCGTCTCTTTCATAATCGCCGTCTCTAGAAATTTTAAGCGACCGCAAAATTTTAAAATTTAAAAGCAGCTTGCAATTAGACCAATTTTCATAAATTTGGATTTGCTTTGTAGCGGCGCAATCTGGTGAGCAAGGCGCAACCATAAGTTACGCAGCTAGCTTTACGCCAGCTGCTTAAACATTTCGATCTGTTCCTTCGTAAGCTCGATCAAATCATCGTTTGCGTATTTAAGCGATGTCTCCAGACTTGCGATGAGCTCCTTACGGACGAAGCTCACGCTAAAAAGCGTCGCCCAAAATCGCGCTCCGCTGCCAGTGCTCGGATCCTCCAAGACCGCTCTAATCGCAGCTACCGCAGCAGCATCGTCCGCCGCGCCCAATACCTCGTCCACGAGCGGATATTCACCTGCGCCGTCGCCCTCGTTTAGCGAGCGCAAAAGCGGCTCAAGCGCCTCGTCGCAGGGATTATCACGCAAGAACTCCCGCACCGCGCGAAACTCTGCCGCGAGCTGATCCGAAAGCTGCGCAGGCATCGGCTGATGAAGTCTCAAAAAGTCTAATGCCGTTTGCTTGTCCATAAAATTCCTTTTAAATGATATGCGCGATTGTAGCTAATTTTGGATTGCAAAGAGATAAATTTACTCTAATTTATCAGCTACTTCCGTCATAAATTCTCAATAATCTTAAATAATTAGATAGTGATTTTGTAAGTGGCTTTTAGGGGCGATTTTCGATGGGCTTTGCGCGGATTACAAAATAAAATTCCAAAATTTTATCCAAACAAAAAAGCCCCTGCGAAGTGCAGGGGCTTACAAGCTTGATCTGTTTAGTCCGGC
It contains:
- a CDS encoding ABC transporter substrate-binding protein; the encoded protein is MVRKILFISLLLVFSNAATLTDVLDRQVEVKDKIEKVVLTFYFEEYFVTTGEEGVSKIAGWSKGYWKGRREATWQAFLKKFPSIDQIPDVGYVGKNTLSFERIVSLKPDVVLFAKNDYEKVKQNLKNLDSSGIAAVFVDFHDENLQNHMKSMEILGEIFGKQGRIAEVNKFYKSKFELVEQRFAKAKNTTKPKVYVEFSEKAGASVFGVSYDDKMWGAFVSAAGGENIAKGLIKGASSPLNPEFIVNKNPDIIIFAGNYFPNGGKNIPLGYGVSKQEAAANFNDYAQRSGWQNINAVKNHKIYAIYHDLSRHIFDFAGILFFAKKIHPELFADIDPAAELKEFFDKFYPVEFSGTWMIDF
- a CDS encoding iron ABC transporter permease; the encoded protein is MSAEFYKSLVFRKILLICCGTGLLSVLFVLDIANGPANYGFFEILQSFFSRSTDKNLSVIVFDMRLPAAIAAVLAGASLGLSGAVMQTLLANPLASPYTLGVGSAAGFGAAVGIVFFAGNFLSIGFFAFFFAILSIVFIYRLSNRIDLGSSGIILIGIILVFIYQSLQAFVIYVADEAEVSSIVFWTFGSLSKANYASLSIMFAVFAAAFFISLYNAWSFNAVLLGDEIAQSMGVCVHSFKIKMLILASVLTATCVCFVGTIGFVGLLGAHISRILIGAEQRFFLPFSALIGALLLSFSSILSKNLISGVIFPIGIITSFIGALFFLAIVLNKGRG
- a CDS encoding ABC transporter ATP-binding protein; the encoded protein is MRVEGLSFSYKNKEILKNISFAVNEGEILTILGVNGAGKSTTMKCLAGILKTDAKIDLCGASVKEIGYLTQNIMQEGGLSVFELVLLGRISKLNFKVSRSDLQRVEHVLKHVGIEHLAKRSFSELSGGQQRLVLIAMVFAKTPKIMLLDEPTANLDLLHQKDILNLIRDYTKFYKISTVINIHDINHALNYGDKIMVLHDGEIAFLGAPKDLDTALLSEVFGVEFELFQNRSGKKFIANF
- a CDS encoding DUF3365 domain-containing protein is translated as MKYKFKFIVAVFVLLYIVITALVFNFYRELALKDTRREAFYILDTMNAVRDYVSTVQRPLINELKEKKLLSEDFFDPRLMSSTYITREIYKIQLAKENINYDYKLVATDPLNPEHEGSEFENEILEGFKENRYKEYSRIVYDKGGASYLLSLPITNSQPSCTECHSINAAPKKMQELYGDVGNFKGGLGDTIAMISFKIPIKSILLYHTKEFVVSGLSLLVVFLICIFCIYKIHKKNATLKMQTQLLLINQSRLALMGEMIGNISHQWRQPLSQISSTLINLELYNERGKLSKERLEGGIRDAGEQVKFMSDTIEDFKNFFNPNMPKREFSAGEAIEQARKILNASLKKHVIDISVRIEENFTLYGNVNELIQVLINIINNAKEAFLDVPLKRREIKIRSFLKQGERVITIENNASRIDDARLGKIFEPHFTTKQQGSGLGLYMSKMIIEKNGGSISAANSDEGAIFTISFR
- a CDS encoding response regulator transcription factor — encoded protein: MQDYELLDVLSNKRVLCLEDEPGILKNITESLQLFFGEVVGVKDGLEALDEAMSGSYDALVFDIGVPHMDGLEVVKKIRAAGISVPIVILSSHTEQEYLWRAVELKITRYLPKPYDKNAFIKALQDVAAELISHAPIFNINDELKYDFAKKIIYVKESACHLSKSESKLLEYFLARKNQTVTYEQLFDYMWEFEQPSKEAIKAIVKELRRKIGKDVIKNLYAVGYLFEV
- a CDS encoding DUF6803 family protein; translated protein: MAMTNYMELLMANQPWNLILFMAVPMGLAEAIVASEFFSLYRAKEGSLALKINKCLSIILGAYFTILIIYVAVKILPAIHLRGAADTLALAAYVAAALPALVLLLLELGVIAKGAEFRARLKFHFLALIVFLVLGHVAMIFGMTDPGMSGMEHSMMDHGSMSGMSHDMGSMEGMDHSHMDHGSMENMDHSKMEHSH